One Coffea eugenioides isolate CCC68of chromosome 2, Ceug_1.0, whole genome shotgun sequence genomic window, CAATGGTATCTTCGAAGTAGTTCAAAGGAAAAGAGCCGCCGATTGAGAGAGATATAATGTCAACTCCATCAGCAATAGCATCATCAAATGCTGCAAGAATATCCGAATCGTAGCAACCATCGGACCAGCAAATTTTGTACACAGCTATCCTAGCAGAAGGCACGCCTCCTCGAGCTGTTCCCGAGCCCAGGTCAAACAAGCTTGCCTTGCTTACCAAGCGACCTGCAGCTGTGGACGCTGTGTGGGATCCATGACCTTCCGAATCTCTTGGTGAGGGAATGTCTACATCTGGAACTTGGCCATCTGCCCGATAATGTTTTGCTCCAATTATTTTGCTGCAAGCAAAATATGCAGCTTTTATTCATGATTGAGCTTAATTAAGTTGCACTCAGGACACCGTCATTAAGAAGGAATTCTTGCATGGAGTGATCATGTGTGCAAGTAGAAGGACCAAAACGTTAGCAGTATTTACTTGTTAcaggtgaagtttttggaggtTTCGCAAGTGCCTTTCCATTTGCTAGGAGCTGGACCAAATCCTGTGTCATCGAAGCTCTTTGATTCTGGCCAAACTCCAGTATCCAGCATTCCTACGATGATATCGCTCTCAGCCGTTTTTCTGGGAGCATTCCGGGGAAACCCCACGAAATCCCACGACCTTGTTGTGTGGAGTTCTCTTTTGCCATTTGGGAAAACAGAAACTACACCGTCCATGCCTGGATTTTTGGACAAGAAAGGAACCTTAAGTTGCAATAGCCAAGATATTGTAACATTCAAATATAGCATTACAAATTAGATCGACCATTGGACAGTTATATAAATAGACATGTCAATGGGTAGGGTTTGGATTGGATCTCTTTAATTCAGATCCAGACCTATTAAATTTAGTTAGATCTAAATCAAGATTTAGACTCTTATGGGTTTGAAAAAGTAAGTTTAGAGGCCGTCTCTCACGGATTTATGTAATGGATAtccattatatttttttaaacatactaaagtaaaatatatattaaaagtATATAGacttaaaaataatataaatatcatctaatttttattttcaaaaaataaaattaatattcaaaaaattgaaTGCAATATTTTCAACTCAAAAAAAGACGACTTGTATTTATTTTCAAAGATTCAATTGTATCCATAttcaatattttatttgtttgcctttattttttctctttttcctgaAAAAATGTGTATCAATTATAATGACAACTATAATTAgcttgaaaaaagaaaataattatgaAGTCCTACTGTGTTTGATCTAATGGATACAGAATTTTAGATTgttttataaatttactaatatatatatatatacacacacatacatacatacatatatacatatatataaatttactaatatatatacatatacatacatgcatatatatatataattttgttatatttttataGACTTAAATAGGATTTGATATGAATTTAGATTTGAGCATAGATCATCGAAAACTAGACTCTATTTAAATCTATGACTCTCTTATAAGTCCAAATATATCGGGTCTGAGTGACTGTGTCCCGTTGATATGTCATATGTATAATTCACTTACTGGCTAATCTTTCCTTCTCTTCCTCGGTCAGCTTTGCTACGAAACCATTGAAGCTTCTCTTGTAACTGTAGAGCAGAGAATCTGACGCCCTTTTGCTGCATTGATCATTTGTCAAGAGAAGTAGGGAAAAATGTTCAACATTGCCAGTCCATGCAAAGAAGAATGCTAGTTGTATATCGAAAATCACAAGACCTGCCAACTGCTTCTTGTAACATGCTTGAATGACGGGATGAAACTGAGAAATCTCCCTGTGGACGGTCCCCCATGTACACGATATAAACCTGCTGGTTAAGATGCATAATCTTAATGAGTTTCCAAGGCGTATATTttgttgggaaaaaaaaaagaagaaaaagaaagactGAAAATAATGTAAtagtaaaaagaaaagaaaattaatttgccTTTCGATTGTCATCAACTGCCTCGGCGTAGCATCTAAAGAATAAAGTAACTACCAGCAAAAGGCATGTAAGAGAAATTGAATTGGCCATGATAGGTATCAGGCAGCCCTCAGGTACTTTAAAGTGATGAACTTGGAGAAATTAAGCAGCAGTCGGACGACCTTTTATAGTGAGAAGTAGATATTTATTCTCGCATTCGATTCTCAGTTGAACGAAATATCGTCATACCCGCCAACAAGTTAAGCAAGCCGATGGCAGCATCCAACAACGCCGGTTAGTCTCCCTCCCACATCAATACAATATTTACAAGGTTAACGTACGTTCTTAGGTATGATCTTTACCACGGTGTTATCCCCTTGTTTATTCTTTAAACTTTAAAAAACGTTGTACTACGCAGTTTCTTACTGTATTTTGTGTTTTTTCTGTCTGCAACAATGTAGTACAACATAATTTACACTTCTTTTTTTGAGATCTGTTTGGATTCACAAAAATGTTAGTTCCACGTAATGTATCTGATCTTGAGTTCCCCATAATCCTACACCTCCTGCTTCCTTGCTTAATTAACTATCCTTGCTAACTAATCTAATGGGATTGATGAGATTATATTGGGATTATACTGGGATTGACGTTACAAAATTCCTTGCGAACTAACTCTAACGGGATTGACTGATGATATCAGACCAGAAGAGATTATACTGGGATTGACGTTACAAAATTGAGTCAATATCAAACGGTATCTCCAAATACCTTGTCTTATAAATTAGAGTTTTGCAAATTAACTAGCAagtagagaaaaaaaaaaaaaaaaaaaacggatTATCTAAAGTATATTAGAGTTCTGCATCTCCGTAACGTTATCGTCTCCAGTTGCCCAATATGAACTCCACAATCTGCTTCTCGTGACCTCATTTCCCTTCCATGAATTTGAACATTCCCAGATTCgttttattctttctttgaTTTGTTTCTTGGTCAAGGACTACTCTGACAATGAACTGGATTATATATTTCTTTCTGATTGGAGCTTCCGTCCACGGTCTATTTTCATTAATATATAAAGAATGGAGTCTGTATCACTTGTACTACTACTTCTTACATATGCTAATACCTTTTGTTGAGTCTTAGAGTTTGCTTTTGAGAAGTTAATGATGTGTACAACACAATCCTTTCTTATAAGAATAGTGACTGTCAAGTGAACGCAAGAAATCCTTTTCTTATTAGAGTGCGTTGAAATTATTAGGTGCGAGAATTCGAGAAGGCTTGAAAAGAATGCTATACATTTTCCAGATGGGACTAAATGGTTAATTTCACAAAGCAACCCTATTGATTTATCCATGTTTATGTTTTTTGTCTTACGAACATAAAAACATATTCTTGATTTCCGGAAACCAACAAGTGTCGACGAACACATAAATTTATGTACATGAATTGAGTTTTGAGTAGTAGATTCGATTCGTTGCCATTATAGAATAAAcgtgtttttaagaaattatGGCGTATTAGTAATTGCATCACTCCTAACTTATCTTCCTTAATTGGGAAGTAATCTCTCGATTTGGATGGCAAAGCCTATACTAATATTCATTGTCAGTCACTGTGCCGTGCAAGTTTCAACGACATATACagaaaactaagaaaagaaTACATTAATGTAGCACGGGAAAGcttctctttttcccttttgagGACCCACCGTTTGGATTTCTTCAATAAACTGTCGCAAAGGTTTCAATCACAACAATGTACAAGGGACTTAACATTTCATATACCGTCAATGTAGTGATTTTTTAACATTAACAGTAATTTTGAATATATGCCATATGTATATTTTGCATTCGTATTATGTTATGTGACCTGATTTAGATCTAATAgtgtttcaaaaaaattatcctAAAGCTATTTATGGTTGTGATTGGCAAAATCTTCATAACATTCGACGGTACGCCCGAAAAAGGTCATTTGAGAGACTTCGAAAGTCCACTCCAAACAAAGAAATTTTGATTCATCCCTGCTGTATCTAAATTGGGTTGGTTGGACATGATTTTGTCCAAAAGTTCGTATACATTAGGCTTTCATCTAGCCTATATTTGAGGCCCATCTGGTGTGGGCTGCAATGACTTTCAAAATTTCGCAAAATTTGTTTTGTGGGCAAATAAGAGGAAAAAGGGACATGatcccctttttttcttttttaaaataaatctGGTGTTACGCAGTGCACCAGACTAATCTGGCAGACCTCACAAAATTTCGCAAGAAATAATTAAGCCTCAATGGCCACCACCAAGGTTTGTAAGACTTGGGGAGATAGGTGGTCAAAGGTTTAAATCTTGTCTCTTATCATTTATCATTATATATGGCTTGCCACTTTTAGTGGTTCCAAACTGGTGTGTGTAGACCGGTGGTAATTCACTTCTCACCGATTTTCTTTTGAGCTTATTTAGGATGCGCAGGTCGATGATGATTCAGTCTTCACCGATTTTCTTTCGGACCCTGTCACTTTAAGTGGTTTCAAATCGGTCCGTAGGCCAGTTTCTTCTTGGGCCTCTTCAGGGTGTGTAGATCGATGGTGATTTAGTCCTtaccgttttttttttttttgggcctcTCTATCGTctacaggaaaaaaaaaaaaaaagaggataaaGCATGCTTTTCATCCGATGTTTTTGAAGGATGGAGAAGAGAATGAGTAACGTCTGAGGCCGCAGAGCTTATAGGATGCTTAGCCGCTTAAACTCCTGTTTGTGCGGTTATTctgtttctcaaaattttctttctcttcctccctaaccaaaatttaaaaattgccTCTAATTTCCTCGTAACAAAATAATCTCCCTTTGCACCTGTGCTTGCCATCCTTTCATGGTTAGTGTCTTGGCAAATTATTCTGTTCTCTGTCAGGCCTACTTTTGCATTGtccatgatttttcttttctttttgggcGTTGCATTGATCCTGGTTCTTGAATTCTACTGTGGCCTTTCCCTGTAATCAACTGTATGTATTCTTGTTAACTAAATTCTTGATTTGGGTGAATGTAGGTTGGTGGGATGtacaaagaaaaatataaatggCTTACAAGGTGGATCATGAGTATGATTACTTATTTAAAATTGTGCTGATCGGAGATTCTGGTGTTGGAAAATCAAATATACTTTCCAGGTTTACGCGAAATGAGTTCTGTTTGGAATCTAAATCCACGATTGGTGTTGAATTTGCCACGAGAACTCTTCAGGTTGGCTTTGATCCTCGATCAGTGCATAACAATTTGCCCATCTATGTCATCCCTTAAAACCTCGTTGCTGTTGTTTTCTGATGTGCTCCTTTTTTCGTGCCTAGTTTGAATTTGTTCATAATTAATTGCGCTCATATTCTGCTGCTTCATATCTTCATCATGCACTTTTGTCATTGTAATTGGATCGTGACGGGTAAACGTTGGTCCTAttggcacttttttttttttttttttcagaattaGATATTGCACAAATCATAAAACCAATCATGGAACTTCTGCAGGGTTAAATACCCTTTTTTATTTCTGAGGGGCTCGACACATCAAAATAATATTTGATTGATGCCATGTCCCTCTATCTGTATATTTCCAGTCATGGCGCATACTGGATATTCTGTATCAGATGTGGGAAAACCATTTCAACTTGAAGGTTTTCACCCACTACACATACTTGCCCAACACTGTTAGTTAATCTTAAGGTTCCTCCCACACCACTATACAATTAATGTCCGCGAAGTTTTGATGATCAAGTGTGTCTTGTTGAGATTTGTGCATTTGAGCTAGTTTTTACCAGTCATGCAAGATCATATGTACTTTCCCTGGTATGCAATCGTCGTTCTTGCTATTTGACAGACACAGACTTGTTTCGTGAAAGAATTGGACGGATTACAGGCGCCCGGCATTGTACTTCCACTACATATCTATCGTATATATAGTAATTGAGCACATTGAGGTTGAAAATTTTGGTGCAGGTAGAGGGCAAGACGGTGAAGGCCCAAATATGGGACACGGCTGGGCAAGAGAGGTACAGAGCTATCACCAGCGCATATTATAGAGGAGCTGTTGGGGCGCTGTTGGTCTACGATATCACCAAGAGGCAAACGTTTGAGAATGTGAATCGTTGGCTTCGTGAGTTAAGGGACCATGCTGACTCCAACATTGTCATTATGTTGGCCGGCAACAAGTCTGATCTGAACTACCTCAGAGCTGTTCCAGAACAAGATGCAAGACTTTTGGCCGAAAAAGAGGGACTGTCATTTTTAGAGACTTCAGCATTAGAAGCACTTAATGTGGAGAGAGCATTCCAAACAATTCTGCTGGACATATACCAGATAATCAGCAGGAAAGCACTGGCCGCGCAAGAGGCTACTGCAAACTTTCCCGGTCGAAGCACCACCATTAAGGTTGGTGAATACTCTGGTAATACGAGCAGGAAGGCCTGCTGTTCCAATTGAGATTTCAGCTTGTAAACCTCTGTATCAAAATCGGTTTTTGAAACGGAAAAGCAATTGACAATGTAGACGACCATGATGGAGTATTTGATAAACAATACATTCTTCCAATCCAATTTAGGAAAGAAGATAGGGATATCGTTAGTTTTTAAGCAAAACGAGGACCAAGAAAAGGGTGCTTCTTCTTGATCGTTTCCAACCATTCTTCATCTTTTGTTTGCTCAGctatttatttccattttaaAACTTTTTGGATTGTTCACAGGTAACGTGAGCAAATAGTAGTTGCCCATATGGCGATATGTTATAGTACTGCTACTACTGCTTATTACTGGAATTGGCAGCTTAGCCATGTATGATGTACTGTACAGTTTAACTGCTGTGGAGATTGCTACAGTATTACGTTAATCTTGAGCTTTTTTACTCTTTTTGTCGGCTAATTTCTTAGattatatgcaaaaaaaaaaaaaaactttgagtAGAGGAGCAAAAGGTGCTGTCTTCTTAATTATTTTGCCATTCTTATCTTTTAAAGTAATTGCATTCAGCTATTTATTTTCCATTTAAAACTTTTTGGTGTTgttcactaaaaaaaaaaaaacgtgagCAAATGtagttgcttttgttttttcacattattaattttaaattttttattctttttttttttttttttttaaaaagcaaggcgacaaaaataaattttgatgtCAGGACAAAGGTTCTCCCTTTTGTCACGGCAAATACAAGATTATAGATGAGATGCTTCCTTGAGGGATTATAGAACTATCAACTATCGTATTTCTTCCCTGTATCTGATAATAACCAAGAATTCATACCTTGCTATCTTCTCTACTTTACATGGATGAggccaattatattttaaaacagATGAAGCCCTTTTATTAGTAGGGTCTTGTTCACCATTTTAGATCGAGTTATTTTGGTTCCAAGATGCTATCTGCAAACCATCATTTTTCAGTCTCTCTTATCTCACAAAGGCCTATTTTCACTTGAACATTTAACTTGTAATATAATAAGAAAGTGACCCCCCAAAGACCTAATTGCATTCACCCCTACAACTTGGTTGGGGTCGTTGCTGAATGAAAAGGTCAATTACTTTttaagtaaatcttatatacaccaTCAATGTATACATTATAATAGTTAAATGGATGACACGtgaacaaaattttaattttaaattctaattttacacatattatatatatatatataacgatAATTGTGTATATACTGACAAGATTAATCCTTATTTTCTTAGAGTTAAACATTCCAGTCGCGTGATTCGTGATTTACTTGGCCACAAAAACCACCGCCCCAAATCCAATGGACGGCCCCAAACCGCCATTCTCCTAAAACCATTCCAGCTACGACGTCGTCGTCCTTTGTTCGACGCTTTTTCCTGCGTCCCAAACCAAACATATACAGCTGCTGCTGCTTGTTGCAGGTATTCGTCTCACTAAACTCAAAACCGTCCGCTGTACAGAGTGTAGACTTGCGTATAAATACGTATTATCATTTCGTATATCAATTGCGACAGATAGAAGGCTGGAATGCAAACTGAAGCTAGAGCTCGGGTGGTGGtggaaggaggaggaggacgCGGCGGGCAGAGGGTTATGAATACTGGCCATGGAGCGGTGGTGGTCGACGGAGGCGCCTCCGGTGCTGCCCATAAGTTGATGGAGCAGCATAAGGAGAGAGCCTTTCATCATAATCATCAATCGCACATCGGAACAGTTTCGCAGCTTCTCGCCGGCGGAATTGCCGGTGCTGTGGGCAAGACCTGTACCGCTCCTCTTGCTCGCCTCACTATTCTCTTTCAGGTTCGAcgcttctttcatttttttttttaaatgctcATTTTACGTCTCCGAGAGCACTTGGGAGGAACTCTTTAGTAAAGTGGTGAAgggatataaaaaaaaaatcagattttgatgCCGGTTCAAGGTTGCTATTGAGTTTTGCTTTGTATTCTATCCTGAATTGAGGCGGTTCATTAGATTTAGGATGAGCACAGAATCGGGTATTGCAAGTTGCAACATGTGGGCATTGGCCTCAATATGTACAAGTGGTGCCAATGAAATCAGGAAATGGTGTGTATGTGCTGCTGGAGCGAGAATTTGACGTCTTATTCAGAAAGATGTGCATAGAAAACTCATATTCCTGTCAGTTGAGAGAAACACTACCTTGTTCTTTTAGAAATAAATTGTTCAGAAAGCTCATAATTGACATTCAGTTTGGAAATAACCTTTTCTGCCTTTTGCAGGGGACTCGCCTGTGCGTTCTTTTACACTTTCCTTTCGTCTGGTTTTCTTAAAATGCATATTCTTATGGTCATAGCCGGTGTCTCTTCGTCCTATATTGATTAGGTATTGGCTTTTGTTAGTGATAAACAGCGAGAAGCCTTGTTACTGTTTTAGAAGCTCCCATCAATTAGCCATCGTTTCGTCCATGATCCAGTACATTGAACATTCGCGTTTACCAAGATTTCACTTTTATATTCATAACAAcgttgttgctgctgctgctgttgttgttgaatttctctttttttttaaaaaagaaaaatccaccTGCACCCAGTCTCTGTATATCATGAAGATGATGTTACCTTTGTATTCACAGCTACAAGGAATGCATTATGATGCTGCTAGCCTGAAGAAAGCTAGTATTTGGCATGAGGCCAGGCGTATCATGAGAGAAGAGGGATTTCGGGCATTCTGGAAGGGAAATTTGGTCACAATTGCTCATCGTCTGCCCTATTCTTCTGTCAGCTTTTATACATTTGAGCGCTATAAGAATGTTGGTACTCATGTTTCATGATGAAATCTTGTTATGTTTCCACAAGTGCTTGCTTTCACAGATTGCTTTTTACCTGTTCTGTacgtcattcattttgttttatGATCTTTTGTCATGTCACAGCTCCTACAGTTAATTTGGGGAGTTGAAAGTCCAGgagaaaatgtaagaaaagacCTTTGTATACGACTTATAGCAGGTGGGTTGGCTGGAATAACTGCTGCTTCTGTTACATACCCTCTGGATCTTGTAAGGACACGCCTTGCTGCTCAGGTACATAATGAAGAAACCATGTTTATGAGCATTCATTAAATTTTGCTTAATGAACCTGTTTGTTCAGTATGTCTATGttttatcttgcttttgttaACGACTGTACTAGGAGCTAAATATGTCAATGTATGTGGGGTTTTTCTGCATATACATCTCCCTGTTTTGGATGACTAATTTTGTGGAGCAACTGCTCCCCATGGTCTTTCTAATGCTCCCCCATCTATATTGCTAGCTTATGATGTTTTGCAACCACAATGTGTATCTAGTCTGTTTGGGATGAGTTTTTCAACCTACAGGTGTGCATTAGGCAATTAGTCTTTCTTCTCTTTGCATGTACACTTTTTCTTGCTCTACTGAGAGCACCATTTCTCTTTCTTGGCACCCTTAAGGCCACTATATCTGCCTGAATAAGAAAGtaccccaacaaaaaaaaacgtCATGCTACTCTTTTCTGATTACCATCTCATTGAATGTATTTTACACTTTGCAGACAAATGTTGCCTATTACCGTGGTATTTGGCATGCTCTATGTACAATTAGCAGGGAAGAAGGTGCCTTTGGCCTCTATAAAGGACTTGGAGCAACTTTATTGGTACCTTATATGGTTCTAGATCCATTTTTTGGAGAGTATCAGATTTATTCTGGGGTCTGCTTACTGATTTGGTGATATTGCAGGGTGTTGGTCCTAATTTGGCAATCAGTTTCTCGGTTTATGATACAGCAAGGACATTATGGCATTTTCACAGGTAATCAACACTAAATGAAGCACTTACTTTAAGCTAATGAAATGCTGGTCAGCATTGTTGTTTGTGTGGTTGAAATTGTTCTTCTGCCACCATGAAAGCATAGCGTGTATCCAAAAAGTTTTGGAGTTATCTTGAAATTTTAATGCAAGTTCCTTGTTAACATCAGGCCAGATGACTCAACTGTCTTGGTCAGCCTTAGTTGTGGCAGTCTATCAGGCATTGCATCATCCACCGGTGAGGTTCCGCTAAGCGCTTATTCATATTACTGCATTAAGTTTTTCTTTcgaaaatttatttgttttctatGAAGAATTTGGAGAATGAAAATACAGTTTGTTTTCAGTGTCCAGCTGTTGTGGCGTTGTGCCTGCTAACACTTGTTTTCTGCATCTTTTGAACTGGAACTGTTTTTCTTGGGTAATTTAGGCAGGAGAAATGACAATGGTATAACCTCACTCCTCGCAAAAGTCTTTGAAGGTTGGCCTTGTACTAATATTACTCGAATACCTAAACATGACCAGCAGCTGTCACTCTTTTACCTGGAAAAGCTCTAGATCCAGCACAACTTATAAGATAGTGGTGCTTCTTCTGGCGCTCAGAATAGTGTAAACTGAGTTGCTGGTTTACAACCTTCTGGTTGTATTCGGAAACATTCTATTGAATGTACCAGGCGTGTGTAGGTATGCACTACTTGCTAACGGGATATGGTCATAGTGAGTTAGATTTAGTTCAGTCTACATGGAAAAAGacacatttttttaataaattgctATTGTTTTAATAAGTGCGTTTTTTAAGAGGAACTATGCAATTGATCtaacctcttttattgtttaacCTTTTTTTGTTGTACTTGATGCTGAAGTTCCATCTGACACACATTGTGCTAGTGTTGCTTTTGTTTCTTGTAAACATTTTGTTTTAACTATTCTTTTGATTGTTTCATTCTTCAGAGTACTGCAAACTAAAGATTGTAGAGAATTATTGCAGTTATATATTCATGCTTTGTCCCCAGAATTTGCTGCAATTATGTTGCGTACTGCTTCTACATATTGCACAGAAACCAAAGAGagagttgtagataatgatgggTTTTGACAGTTGAAAAGTGGATCACTCGCTGCTGAGTTACATGAATAAACCCCTTCTTTTTGGTATTTAATGAAAGATGTTACTGGCTCTCGCTGTCTTCATTGCTTTTGATGCAGAGAAGCAGATAGAGGTCCAAGTGTTTACTAAGTAACTAATCAGACTGGTCCTTAGAGCTAGATGCTCTCAAATGTTTGGAATATGGGAATTTGTGCAAGGAAAGTGGAACAAAAATTTTTACTTCTTGCAGTTCAGAAAGTAAATTTATTGTTTACGTAAGAGTTTTAATAGTATAACTTTCGGTGTCCTACATTCATTGGATGCTTGGCTCTCCAAACATGCAGTTGGCTCCATATAGGGTGGCTATTTTGAGGTGACCCAAAATGTGTTTGAGGTTGCCAGATGTGAGAGGCGTCCTCTTTGAGGTATGCTTCTCAATAGGCTTCCTATACCAATTGCTCCTTGATTTTACTCAAATCCTTGAAGCTTCACTCTTTGTGACTGATTTTTTGGTTCATATCAGACATGACTTCACTTGATCATTTTATACTTTCCCCTTGCTCCCAGGTCCCAaaatccccccccccccttttacTCTGTTCCTAATCCCTGCGCCCAAGtaggaaaaggaaaaccaaGAAAAGAGCAGAAGAGGATTAAATCACATGCTAGCACAGAAGAAGAAAGGCATATctaggaaaaatgatttttgttccttctcttgttttcttttttttttgggggggggggggggggggtgttaaTGGATGGAGAAAGATAGAGATGGAGCAAGAGGAGAAAACTAGAAATGCCACATTAACTTAGATAAGAGGAAAGTAGACGCATAATGTAAAAGTACCCTCATGCAAAACCTACAAAGTTGTCTCAACTGACTTTGGTCTCtagttttgacaaaaaaaaaagactttggTCTCTAGTTAAAGAGTTTTCTGCCTTGGGCCCTAATCCATTTTGTAGTTAAATCCTTGAAAGATCGTACTGAATTAGTTTTCCATTGTATTATTCAAGCTTTGCAACTCATTGTTGGGCAACCTAACATTGGTGGTGAACATTAA contains:
- the LOC113763669 gene encoding mitochondrial substrate carrier family protein B-like isoform X2, which encodes MQTEARARVVVEGGGGRGGQRVMNTGHGAVVVDGGASGAAHKLMEQHKERAFHHNHQSHIGTVSQLLAGGIAGAVGKTCTAPLARLTILFQLQGMHYDAASLKKASIWHEARRIMREEGFRAFWKGNLVTIAHRLPYSSVSFYTFERYKNLLQLIWGVESPGENVRKDLCIRLIAGGLAGITAASVTYPLDLVRTRLAAQTNVAYYRGIWHALCTISREEGAFGLYKGLGATLLGVGPNLAISFSVYDTARTLWHFHRPDDSTVLVSLSCGSLSGIASSTATFPLDLVRRRMQLEGVGGRARVYKTGLFGTFRHIFRTEGFRGFIKHSWKLTLLVSRKVTSYIQAQCMI
- the LOC113763669 gene encoding mitochondrial substrate carrier family protein B-like isoform X1 — translated: MQTEARARVVVEGGGGRGGQRVMNTGHGAVVVDGGASGAAHKLMEQHKERAFHHNHQSHIGTVSQLLAGGIAGAVGKTCTAPLARLTILFQLQGMHYDAASLKKASIWHEARRIMREEGFRAFWKGNLVTIAHRLPYSSVSFYTFERYKNLLQLIWGVESPGENVRKDLCIRLIAGGLAGITAASVTYPLDLVRTRLAAQTNVAYYRGIWHALCTISREEGAFGLYKGLGATLLGVGPNLAISFSVYDTARTLWHFHRPDDSTVLVSLSCGSLSGIASSTATFPLDLVRRRMQLEGVGGRARVYKTGLFGTFRHIFRTEGFRGLYRGILPEYYKVVPSVSIVFMTYEKLKQVLSNIPGS
- the LOC113763669 gene encoding mitochondrial adenine nucleotide transporter ADNT1-like isoform X3; amino-acid sequence: MQTEARARVVVEGGGGRGGQRVMNTGHGAVVVDGGASGAAHKLMEQHKERAFHHNHQSHIGTVSQLLAGGIAGAVGKTCTAPLARLTILFQLQGMHYDAASLKKASIWHEARRIMREEGFRAFWKGNLVTIAHRLPYSSVSFYTFERYKNLLQLIWGVESPGENVRKDLCIRLIAGGLAGITAASVTYPLDLVRTRLAAQTNVAYYRGIWHALCTISREEGAFGLYKGLGATLLGVGPNLAISFSVYDTARTLWHFHRPDDSTVLVSLSCGSLSGIASSTGRRNDNGITSLLAKVFEGWPCTNITRIPKHDQQLSLFYLEKL
- the LOC113763046 gene encoding ras-related protein Rab2BV-like → MAYKVDHEYDYLFKIVLIGDSGVGKSNILSRFTRNEFCLESKSTIGVEFATRTLQVEGKTVKAQIWDTAGQERYRAITSAYYRGAVGALLVYDITKRQTFENVNRWLRELRDHADSNIVIMLAGNKSDLNYLRAVPEQDARLLAEKEGLSFLETSALEALNVERAFQTILLDIYQIISRKALAAQEATANFPGRSTTIKVGEYSGNTSRKACCSN